From Pan paniscus chromosome 9, NHGRI_mPanPan1-v2.0_pri, whole genome shotgun sequence, the proteins below share one genomic window:
- the CFAP300 gene encoding cilia- and flagella-associated protein 300 isoform X2: MATGELGDLGGYYFRFLPQKTFQSLSSKEITSRLRQWSMLGRIKAQAFGFDQTFQSYRKDDFVMAFFKDPNVIPNLKLLSDSSGQWITLGFASGRLRKI, translated from the exons ATGGCTACTGGGGAGCTCGGGGACTTGGGCGGCTACTACTTCAGGTTCTTGCCTCAGAAAACCTTCCAGTCTCTGAGCTCTAAGGAGATCACCAGCCGGCTCCGCCAGTG GTCCATGCTGGGCAGAATCAAGGCGCAGGCGTTCGGCTTTGACCAGACCTTTCAGTCCTATCGGAAGGATGATTTCGTTATG GCTTTTTTCAAAGACCCAAATGTTATTCCCAATTTGAAGTTACTTTCAGATTCTTCTGGACAATGGATCACATTag GTTTTGCTAGTGGAAGactcagaaaaatatga